In Daucus carota subsp. sativus chromosome 4, DH1 v3.0, whole genome shotgun sequence, one DNA window encodes the following:
- the LOC108219549 gene encoding uncharacterized protein LOC108219549 isoform X1 translates to MFVKKLVEKASLKKPGGNSDTLKTEDVNPRVVFHYGIPSGCFLLAYDSTQKILAISTKDGRIKLFGNGHSQTLLESSESVPSKFLQFMENEGILLNVNVNNHFEVWNIDRKILTCVHIFKEEVTSISVSPHTEYMYIGDSAGNISVCKLDKESCKLVQMEYRIPFSASHGNSSDVADDNAVMYIMPQPTAETKRVVIIYRDGFITLWDLHCSKAIFTSGGALLQPVNHETKKVSAACWACPIGSKLVTGYSNGDIFIWRVPSALNFDRDLELCSKQNSPIHKLNLGYKLDKIPIASIKWVIPDGKSSRLYVLGSSDFLSANSLQVVLLDEHIDSRTTKFGLHPPEPCVDMEIMSTITIQSKNNQDCLLLIGKSGRAYVYDDNVIEKYLFQCQSRSPPSLPKDIRVRLSFADPTITVAKFISDNQYMSGTTNEDYLMLSKHIPALFAYDTRQKDGANSKTANFSRFSDLKHMYITGHANGAICFWDVSCPLFSPIFTINQQNEDDSSLIGVPVTALYFSINSRLLISGDQSGMVRIFKFKPEPFLAESSFMSLQGSSRKGNNHIMRSVQLLKVNGGVLSFNMSQDLKQVAVGSAKGYVSVIDLEGPSLLYEKHIASELSTDVISLQFATCSLHGFEKNILAVATNDSSILALESDSGKALSSGNIRPKKPSRALFMQILDGQETSGNEGQNLSRGSYVDDGMQKQCLLMCSEKAVYIYSLVHLVQGIKKVYYKKKFQSSACCWASTMYTPNANLVLMFTDGKTQIRSLPELSLVKETFIRGLIPPASKPNSSSDSSICSSQSGEIIVVNGDQEAFLISVLLQKEIYRHLDSIGQVYNKDLVIAERLDPETASHKEKKKGIFSSVLKDMKGVKETHGATLEAEDAEGAEALSTIFTVDNFPLDVENNNNQITDDTDEVELLDIDDIDLEDPGHKPKGNSMMSALNKKKLASKFQLLKGNVAGKLKQMKGKNEKVVGKEEPQEEKTGATGAGTVDQIKKKYGYTLSAEPSAAKMAQNKLGENIRKLQGINIKTTEMQDNARSFSSMANELLRSAEHDRRSS, encoded by the exons ATGTTTGTTAAAAAGCTCGTTGAAAAGGCTTCTTTAAAGAAG CCAGGTGGGAATTCAGATACTTTAAAAACCGAAGATGTAAACCCCCGTGTGGTTTTTCATTATGGCATCCCATCAGGATGTTTCTTATTGGCATATGACTCTACTCAAAAGATACTTGCTATATCCACCAA AGATGGCCGCATCAAATTATTTGGAAATGGTCATTCTCAAACCTTGCTTGAATCCTCGGAATCAGTACCAAGCAAATTCTTGCAA TTTATGGAGAATGAAGGCATCCTTCTGAATGTAAATGTTAATAATCATTTTGAG gTCTGGAACATAGACAGGAAAATTTTGACCTGTGTACATATTTTTAAGGAAGAAGTCACCTCTATTTCTGTCAGTCCACATACTGAATACAT GTATATTGGAGATTCTGCTGGTAATATTTCAGTTTGCAAACTTGATAAAGAATCATGTAAATTAGTACAAATGGAATACCGAATACCGTTTTCGGCATCTCATG GCAATTCAAGTGATGTCGCTGATGACAATGCTGTAATGTATATAATGCCTCAACCAACAGCTGAAACTAAGAG GGTGGTTATAATTTATAGAGACGGTTTCATTACATTATGGGATTTACATTGTAGTAAAGCCATCTTCACAAGCGGTGGTGCTCTATTACAACCGGTAAATCATGAAACAAAGAAAGTATCAGCTGCATGTTGGGCTTGCCCAATTGGAAGCAAATTAGTTACTGGATACAGCAATGGAGATATTTTTATCTGGAGGGTTCCTTCTGCCTTAAAttttgatagagatttagaATTATGTAGTAAGCAGAATTCTCCAATTCATAAACTAAACCTTGGCTATAAACTTGACAAAATACCTATTGCATCAATAAAGTGGGTTATACCCGACGGGAAATCAAGTCGGTTGTATGTACTGGGATCCTCAGATTTTCTATCTGCAAATTCATTGCAG GTAGTTTTGCTTGATGAACACATTGATTCTCGGACTACAAAGTTTGGGCTTCATCCACCTGAGCCTTGTGTTGACATGGAGATCATGTCAACCATCACTATACAAAGCAAGAACAACCAAGATTGTTTGCTTCTGATAGGGAAATCTGGTCGTGCTTATGTCTATGATGATAATGTGATTGAAAAGTACCTATTCCAGTGTCAATCTAGGTCACCTCCATCGCTTCCCAAGGACATAAGGGTTAGGCTGTCATTTGCGGATCCAACCATCACTGTAGCCAAATTCATATCAGACAATCAATACATGTCAGGCACAACGAATGAG GATTATCTTATGCTTTCAAAACACATTCCAGCGCTTTTTGCATATGACACAAGGCAAAAGGATGGAGCCAACTCAAAGACAGCCAACTTTAGCAGGTTCTCAGATTTGAAGCACATGTACATAACAGGACACGCTAACGGGGCTATATGCTTCTGGGATGTGTCATGCCCGCTATTTTCACCAATTTTTACAATAAATCAACAG AATGAGGACGATTCATCATTAATCGGTGTTCCAGTCACGGCACTATACTTTTCTATCAACTCAAGACTCCTCATTTCTGGGGATCAAAGTGGAATG GTACGGATATTCAAATTCAAGCCCGAGCCTTTCTTGGCAGAGAGCAGCTTCATGTCCTTACAAG GAAGTTCAAGGAAAGGAAACAATCACATCATGCGCAGTGTTCAACTATTGAAAGTCAATGGGGGTGTGCTTTCTTTCAACATGAGCCAAGACTTAAAGCAGGTTGCTGTCGGCTCTGCCAAAGGATAT GTGTCAGTGATTGATTTGGAAGGTCCTAGTCTACTCTATGAAAAACATATAGCCAGCGAACTATCCACGGATGTCATATCTCTTCAATTTGCAACCTGCAGTTTACATGGctttgagaaaaatattttagcaGTGGCAACAAATGATTCATCAATTTTAGCACTTGAGAGTGATAGCGGAAAGGCACTAAGCTCAGGAAATATTCGACCCAAAAAACCCTCAAGGGCTTTATTTATGCAGATTCTAG ATGGACAAGAAACATCAGGAAACGAGGGGCAAAATCTTAGTAGGGGGAGTTATGTTGATGATGGCATGCAGAAGCAATGTCTGCTTATGTGTTCGGAGAAAGCTGTTTATATCTATTCTTTGGTGCATTTAGTTCAG GGAATTAAAAAGGTTTATTATAAAAAGAAGTTTCAGTCCTCTGCTTGTTGCTGGGCATCAACCATGTATACTCCAAATGCTAACCTTGTACTCATGTTTACTGACGGAAAAACTCAGATAAG ATCATTGCCAGAATTGTCTCTAGTAAAGGAAACTTTTATAAGAGGTCTCATTCCTCCCGCTTCGAAACCCAACTCAAGCTCTGATAGTTCAATATGTTCATCACAGAGTGGAGAGATAATTGTG GTAAACGGCGATCAGGAGGCCTTCCTCATCTCAGTTTTACTCCAGAAGGAAATCTATAG GCATTTAGACTCTATAGGCCAAGTTTACAATAAAGATCTAGTAATTGCAGAGAGGCTTGATCCCGAAACTGCGAGccataaagaaaagaaaaag GGTATTTTTAGTTCTGTATTGAAAGACATGAAGGGAGTTAAAGAGACGCATGGCGCTACACTGGAAGCTGAAGACGCTGAAGGTGCTGAGGCACTGTCAACTATCTTTACAGTAGATAACTTTCCTTTGGATGTGGAGAACAATAATAATCAGATCACAGATGATACTGATGAAGTGGAACTACTGGATATAG ATGATATTGACCTTGAAGATCCAGGACATAAACCAAAAGGAAACTCTATGATGTCAGCTCTGAACAAGAAAAAATTGGCTAGTAAATTCCAGCTGTTGAAAG GTAATGTTGCAGGTAAACTAAAACAAATGAAGGGAAAGAATGAGAAAGTTGTGGGCAAGGAAGAGCCACAAGAAGAGAAAACTGGTGCCACTGGTGCTGGTACAGTTGAtcaaattaagaaaaaatatgGTTACACTTTGAGTGCT GAACCAAGTGCTGCAAAAATGGCCCAAAACAAGCTGGGTGAAAATATAAGGAAGTTGCAG GGCATAAACATTAAAACAACAGAGATGCAGGACAATGCCAGATCATTTTCTTCTATGGCCAATGAGTTGCTGCGATCTGCTGAACATGATCGAAGAAGCTCCTGA
- the LOC108219549 gene encoding uncharacterized protein LOC108219549 isoform X2, with translation MENEGILLNVNVNNHFEVWNIDRKILTCVHIFKEEVTSISVSPHTEYMYIGDSAGNISVCKLDKESCKLVQMEYRIPFSASHGNSSDVADDNAVMYIMPQPTAETKRVVIIYRDGFITLWDLHCSKAIFTSGGALLQPVNHETKKVSAACWACPIGSKLVTGYSNGDIFIWRVPSALNFDRDLELCSKQNSPIHKLNLGYKLDKIPIASIKWVIPDGKSSRLYVLGSSDFLSANSLQVVLLDEHIDSRTTKFGLHPPEPCVDMEIMSTITIQSKNNQDCLLLIGKSGRAYVYDDNVIEKYLFQCQSRSPPSLPKDIRVRLSFADPTITVAKFISDNQYMSGTTNEDYLMLSKHIPALFAYDTRQKDGANSKTANFSRFSDLKHMYITGHANGAICFWDVSCPLFSPIFTINQQNEDDSSLIGVPVTALYFSINSRLLISGDQSGMVRIFKFKPEPFLAESSFMSLQGSSRKGNNHIMRSVQLLKVNGGVLSFNMSQDLKQVAVGSAKGYVSVIDLEGPSLLYEKHIASELSTDVISLQFATCSLHGFEKNILAVATNDSSILALESDSGKALSSGNIRPKKPSRALFMQILDGQETSGNEGQNLSRGSYVDDGMQKQCLLMCSEKAVYIYSLVHLVQGIKKVYYKKKFQSSACCWASTMYTPNANLVLMFTDGKTQIRSLPELSLVKETFIRGLIPPASKPNSSSDSSICSSQSGEIIVVNGDQEAFLISVLLQKEIYRHLDSIGQVYNKDLVIAERLDPETASHKEKKKGIFSSVLKDMKGVKETHGATLEAEDAEGAEALSTIFTVDNFPLDVENNNNQITDDTDEVELLDIDDIDLEDPGHKPKGNSMMSALNKKKLASKFQLLKGNVAGKLKQMKGKNEKVVGKEEPQEEKTGATGAGTVDQIKKKYGYTLSAEPSAAKMAQNKLGENIRKLQGINIKTTEMQDNARSFSSMANELLRSAEHDRRSS, from the exons ATGGAGAATGAAGGCATCCTTCTGAATGTAAATGTTAATAATCATTTTGAG gTCTGGAACATAGACAGGAAAATTTTGACCTGTGTACATATTTTTAAGGAAGAAGTCACCTCTATTTCTGTCAGTCCACATACTGAATACAT GTATATTGGAGATTCTGCTGGTAATATTTCAGTTTGCAAACTTGATAAAGAATCATGTAAATTAGTACAAATGGAATACCGAATACCGTTTTCGGCATCTCATG GCAATTCAAGTGATGTCGCTGATGACAATGCTGTAATGTATATAATGCCTCAACCAACAGCTGAAACTAAGAG GGTGGTTATAATTTATAGAGACGGTTTCATTACATTATGGGATTTACATTGTAGTAAAGCCATCTTCACAAGCGGTGGTGCTCTATTACAACCGGTAAATCATGAAACAAAGAAAGTATCAGCTGCATGTTGGGCTTGCCCAATTGGAAGCAAATTAGTTACTGGATACAGCAATGGAGATATTTTTATCTGGAGGGTTCCTTCTGCCTTAAAttttgatagagatttagaATTATGTAGTAAGCAGAATTCTCCAATTCATAAACTAAACCTTGGCTATAAACTTGACAAAATACCTATTGCATCAATAAAGTGGGTTATACCCGACGGGAAATCAAGTCGGTTGTATGTACTGGGATCCTCAGATTTTCTATCTGCAAATTCATTGCAG GTAGTTTTGCTTGATGAACACATTGATTCTCGGACTACAAAGTTTGGGCTTCATCCACCTGAGCCTTGTGTTGACATGGAGATCATGTCAACCATCACTATACAAAGCAAGAACAACCAAGATTGTTTGCTTCTGATAGGGAAATCTGGTCGTGCTTATGTCTATGATGATAATGTGATTGAAAAGTACCTATTCCAGTGTCAATCTAGGTCACCTCCATCGCTTCCCAAGGACATAAGGGTTAGGCTGTCATTTGCGGATCCAACCATCACTGTAGCCAAATTCATATCAGACAATCAATACATGTCAGGCACAACGAATGAG GATTATCTTATGCTTTCAAAACACATTCCAGCGCTTTTTGCATATGACACAAGGCAAAAGGATGGAGCCAACTCAAAGACAGCCAACTTTAGCAGGTTCTCAGATTTGAAGCACATGTACATAACAGGACACGCTAACGGGGCTATATGCTTCTGGGATGTGTCATGCCCGCTATTTTCACCAATTTTTACAATAAATCAACAG AATGAGGACGATTCATCATTAATCGGTGTTCCAGTCACGGCACTATACTTTTCTATCAACTCAAGACTCCTCATTTCTGGGGATCAAAGTGGAATG GTACGGATATTCAAATTCAAGCCCGAGCCTTTCTTGGCAGAGAGCAGCTTCATGTCCTTACAAG GAAGTTCAAGGAAAGGAAACAATCACATCATGCGCAGTGTTCAACTATTGAAAGTCAATGGGGGTGTGCTTTCTTTCAACATGAGCCAAGACTTAAAGCAGGTTGCTGTCGGCTCTGCCAAAGGATAT GTGTCAGTGATTGATTTGGAAGGTCCTAGTCTACTCTATGAAAAACATATAGCCAGCGAACTATCCACGGATGTCATATCTCTTCAATTTGCAACCTGCAGTTTACATGGctttgagaaaaatattttagcaGTGGCAACAAATGATTCATCAATTTTAGCACTTGAGAGTGATAGCGGAAAGGCACTAAGCTCAGGAAATATTCGACCCAAAAAACCCTCAAGGGCTTTATTTATGCAGATTCTAG ATGGACAAGAAACATCAGGAAACGAGGGGCAAAATCTTAGTAGGGGGAGTTATGTTGATGATGGCATGCAGAAGCAATGTCTGCTTATGTGTTCGGAGAAAGCTGTTTATATCTATTCTTTGGTGCATTTAGTTCAG GGAATTAAAAAGGTTTATTATAAAAAGAAGTTTCAGTCCTCTGCTTGTTGCTGGGCATCAACCATGTATACTCCAAATGCTAACCTTGTACTCATGTTTACTGACGGAAAAACTCAGATAAG ATCATTGCCAGAATTGTCTCTAGTAAAGGAAACTTTTATAAGAGGTCTCATTCCTCCCGCTTCGAAACCCAACTCAAGCTCTGATAGTTCAATATGTTCATCACAGAGTGGAGAGATAATTGTG GTAAACGGCGATCAGGAGGCCTTCCTCATCTCAGTTTTACTCCAGAAGGAAATCTATAG GCATTTAGACTCTATAGGCCAAGTTTACAATAAAGATCTAGTAATTGCAGAGAGGCTTGATCCCGAAACTGCGAGccataaagaaaagaaaaag GGTATTTTTAGTTCTGTATTGAAAGACATGAAGGGAGTTAAAGAGACGCATGGCGCTACACTGGAAGCTGAAGACGCTGAAGGTGCTGAGGCACTGTCAACTATCTTTACAGTAGATAACTTTCCTTTGGATGTGGAGAACAATAATAATCAGATCACAGATGATACTGATGAAGTGGAACTACTGGATATAG ATGATATTGACCTTGAAGATCCAGGACATAAACCAAAAGGAAACTCTATGATGTCAGCTCTGAACAAGAAAAAATTGGCTAGTAAATTCCAGCTGTTGAAAG GTAATGTTGCAGGTAAACTAAAACAAATGAAGGGAAAGAATGAGAAAGTTGTGGGCAAGGAAGAGCCACAAGAAGAGAAAACTGGTGCCACTGGTGCTGGTACAGTTGAtcaaattaagaaaaaatatgGTTACACTTTGAGTGCT GAACCAAGTGCTGCAAAAATGGCCCAAAACAAGCTGGGTGAAAATATAAGGAAGTTGCAG GGCATAAACATTAAAACAACAGAGATGCAGGACAATGCCAGATCATTTTCTTCTATGGCCAATGAGTTGCTGCGATCTGCTGAACATGATCGAAGAAGCTCCTGA